In one Saimiri boliviensis isolate mSaiBol1 chromosome 19, mSaiBol1.pri, whole genome shotgun sequence genomic region, the following are encoded:
- the LOC141582189 gene encoding phospholipid phosphatase 2-like, translating into MASRICHRGGVARGALLPSAFPGSLAKHSELRRVSLGPPTCCEKSSSLLVGAGLEAKAGVGAPWPSWFENLTAPRPFSPSSLPVLRCSVSLVNTLYNRGFDCGDDSIRYPYRPDTITLGLMAGVTITATVILVSAGEAYLVLTDRLYSCSDFNNYVAAMYKVLGTFLFGAAVSQSLTDLAKYTIGHLHPSFLAICDPEWSWVNCSVYVQLESVCRGKAADVTEARWVWTSSLHSEGSGS; encoded by the exons atggcgTCGCGGATCTGTCACCGCGGGGGGGTGGCCAGGGGTGCGCTCCTCCCCAGcgcgtttcctggttctctggccaagcACTCTGAACTCCGAA gagtgtcgcttgggcctcccacgtgctgtgagaaaagctcttccttgttggtgggagcaggcctcgaggccaaggcgggtgtgggggccccatggcccagctggtttgagaacctcacagctcccaggcccttctccccctccagcctccctgtccttcgCTGTTCTGTGTCGCTGGTGAACACCCTGTATAACCGAGGATTTGactgtggggatgactccatccggtacccctaccgtccagacaccatcacccttgggctcATGGCCGGGGTCACCATCACAGCCACTGTCATTCTT GTCTCGGCaggagaagcctacctggtgctCACAGACAggctctattcctgctctgacttcaataattatgTGGCTGCCatgtacaaggtgctggggaccttcctcttcggggcggctgtgagccagtctctgacggacctggccaagtacacgatcggccacctgcaccccagcttcctggccatctgtgaccccgagtggagctgggtcaactgctcggtctatgtgcagctggagagcgtgtgcaggggaaaagCTGCTGACGTCACCGAGGCCAGGTGGGTGTGGACGAGCAGCCTTCACTCTgagggcagtgggagctga